Proteins encoded together in one Bacillota bacterium window:
- a CDS encoding DegT/DnrJ/EryC1/StrS family aminotransferase, whose product MSLKSSLAIFGGPKAITKDPGDMFKWPIITKEDEEAVLDVLRRGAMSGIDVTMKFEEEFAKWQGTKYALGFSTGTSSLQAAMFGCKVGVGDEIICPSVTYWASAAPAFSLGATVVFAEVDPNTLCIDPNDIEHRITERTKAIVVVHYLGHPADMDPIMDIARRHGIKVIEDVSHAQGGLYKGRKLGTIGDVGAMSLMSGKSFAIGEAGMLVTDDREIYERAIAWGHYERFNAKDIQTEYLKPFAELPMGGYKYRMHQLSSAVGRVQLKYYDARCAEIRKAMNYFWDLLEGVPGLRAHRVDEKTGSNMAGWYAPHGLYRPEELGGLSVTRFAEAVRAEGCPYCVPGCNSALHLHPLFNTCDVYGDGKPTRIAHSNRDVRQPAGSLPISEQIGTRVYGIPWFKHYRPEIIEEYANAYRKVAENYEELLEGDPGNPPNLGAWHFVSHR is encoded by the coding sequence GTGTCTTTGAAATCTAGTCTGGCAATCTTCGGAGGGCCAAAAGCGATCACAAAGGACCCGGGCGATATGTTCAAGTGGCCCATAATCACGAAGGAAGACGAAGAGGCTGTCCTTGATGTCCTGCGCCGTGGGGCCATGTCCGGTATCGACGTTACGATGAAATTTGAAGAGGAATTCGCCAAATGGCAGGGCACCAAGTATGCATTAGGGTTTAGCACGGGAACCTCCTCTTTGCAGGCAGCGATGTTTGGCTGCAAAGTGGGAGTTGGCGATGAAATTATTTGTCCAAGTGTAACCTACTGGGCCTCAGCGGCGCCGGCCTTTTCTCTTGGGGCGACGGTGGTTTTTGCAGAGGTTGATCCAAACACCCTTTGCATTGATCCCAATGATATCGAGCATCGTATCACGGAGCGCACAAAGGCGATAGTGGTTGTGCATTATCTAGGTCATCCTGCAGATATGGATCCCATCATGGATATTGCAAGGCGTCATGGGATCAAGGTTATAGAGGATGTTTCTCATGCGCAGGGTGGGCTCTATAAAGGTCGCAAGCTTGGCACCATTGGAGATGTTGGGGCCATGTCATTGATGAGTGGGAAATCCTTTGCCATCGGCGAAGCAGGCATGCTTGTGACTGATGACCGCGAAATCTATGAGCGCGCCATTGCCTGGGGCCATTACGAAAGGTTCAACGCTAAAGATATACAAACTGAATATCTGAAACCTTTCGCGGAACTTCCGATGGGCGGATACAAGTATCGTATGCACCAGCTGAGTTCCGCGGTCGGGCGGGTCCAGCTGAAATATTATGATGCCCGCTGTGCCGAGATTCGTAAGGCGATGAACTATTTCTGGGATTTGCTTGAGGGAGTTCCCGGGCTCAGGGCTCACCGCGTAGATGAGAAAACCGGCAGTAATATGGCCGGGTGGTATGCGCCGCATGGTCTTTACAGGCCAGAGGAACTTGGGGGCCTTTCTGTGACGCGTTTTGCCGAAGCTGTCAGGGCTGAGGGTTGTCCCTACTGCGTCCCAGGTTGCAATTCCGCGCTTCATTTACATCCCCTGTTCAACACATGCGATGTATATGGAGATGGAAAGCCCACGCGTATTGCCCATTCGAACCGTGATGTCCGGCAGCCCGCGGGGAGCCTCCCCATAAGCGAACAGATCGGAACCAGGGTTTATGGGATCCCATGGTTTAAGCATTACCGCCCGGAGATCATTGAAGAGTATGCAAATGCCTATCGTAAGGTAGCTGAAAACTATGAGGAATTACTCGAAGGTGACCCCGGCAACCCTCCAAACCTGGGAGCATGGCATTTTGTAAGTCACAGGTAG
- a CDS encoding HEPN domain-containing protein codes for MVRNPTDPREWLRRARSNLTRAKTPSNDPQILLEDLCFDAQQAAEKALKAIAVALQIPFRKTHSLVELFDILGRAGVTIPDDVKEAAKLTVYAVETRYPGFYDEVDVEEYEEAVYLAERVLVWAEELILART; via the coding sequence ATTGTGCGCAATCCCACTGATCCCAGAGAATGGTTGCGCCGAGCAAGAAGCAATCTGACGCGAGCAAAGACCCCTAGTAATGACCCACAGATTTTGCTTGAGGATCTTTGCTTTGATGCGCAGCAAGCGGCAGAAAAGGCTCTTAAAGCAATTGCAGTCGCTCTGCAAATTCCCTTTCGTAAAACCCATTCCCTTGTTGAACTTTTCGATATCCTTGGCAGGGCGGGTGTTACAATCCCTGACGATGTCAAAGAGGCGGCGAAACTCACTGTATATGCGGTGGAGACTCGCTATCCAGGTTTTTACGATGAAGTAGATGTTGAGGAATACGAAGAGGCCGTTTACCTGGCTGAGCGTGTTTTGGTATGGGCCGAGGAACTGATTTTGGCAAGAACCTAG
- a CDS encoding M55 family metallopeptidase gives MRMYICTDLEGVACVAGEADKPLFPGSKQYEFARKELTREVNAAIRALKESGVHEIIVEDGHGDGTEVLIYDELLEGVKILLGVPRPRQFPPLDSSFAGVLLIGYHPMAGSERGVLAHSYSSRSIQDMWLNGRRIGEIGLTAFQAGSLGIPVIFISSCSKGVEEAREFLPDVETVITKEGFGRNCVLSFHPSDVERSIYTGVKRAVSRLDDFKPLKLDPPFELKIEYKLESSAEAEARKPNAIRLDARTIVRRANDLFDLI, from the coding sequence ATGAGAATGTACATTTGCACTGACCTTGAGGGGGTCGCCTGTGTTGCAGGCGAGGCCGATAAGCCACTCTTCCCAGGCAGCAAGCAGTATGAATTCGCCCGAAAAGAACTCACAAGGGAAGTAAACGCTGCCATTCGCGCCCTGAAGGAGTCTGGGGTCCATGAGATAATTGTGGAAGATGGGCATGGAGATGGAACCGAAGTCCTTATTTACGACGAGCTTCTCGAAGGCGTGAAAATTCTTTTAGGCGTCCCAAGGCCGAGGCAATTTCCACCCCTTGACAGCTCATTCGCCGGTGTGCTGCTTATCGGTTATCACCCGATGGCGGGCAGTGAGCGGGGGGTGCTGGCGCACAGCTATTCCTCCAGGTCCATACAGGACATGTGGCTCAATGGGCGTCGTATCGGCGAGATCGGGTTGACTGCTTTCCAGGCAGGTTCCCTTGGTATACCTGTTATATTTATCTCGAGCTGTTCAAAGGGGGTGGAGGAGGCCAGAGAATTTTTGCCAGATGTAGAAACGGTAATAACTAAAGAGGGTTTTGGCAGGAATTGTGTTCTATCTTTTCACCCTTCGGATGTCGAACGATCCATCTATACCGGGGTGAAGAGGGCTGTTTCTCGACTCGATGACTTCAAACCCTTGAAGCTTGATCCTCCTTTTGAGCTGAAGATCGAATACAAGCTCGAGTCGTCGGCCGAGGCTGAAGCTCGGAAACCGAATGCCATTCGTCTGGATGCCAGGACCATTGTCCGGCGGGCAAATGATCTATTTGATCTGATATAG
- a CDS encoding nucleotidyltransferase domain-containing protein, producing MPKPMLEDIIQRIVRIANPERILLFGSAARGEMGPDSDLDLLVIKRGLFKRRALAQEIYMNLFGAGIPVDIIIATPDEVENYRDKVGSIIPIALSEGREIYCAQSH from the coding sequence ATTCCTAAACCAATGCTCGAAGATATTATTCAACGCATTGTGCGGATTGCCAACCCGGAGCGAATTCTCCTTTTTGGTTCTGCCGCGCGTGGTGAAATGGGTCCAGACAGCGATCTAGATTTGCTCGTGATAAAACGCGGTCTATTTAAGCGTCGTGCCCTAGCGCAAGAAATCTACATGAATCTGTTTGGCGCAGGCATCCCAGTTGATATCATCATTGCAACTCCAGATGAAGTAGAAAACTATCGTGATAAGGTAGGCAGTATTATCCCTATAGCGCTCAGCGAGGGGAGAGAGATCTATTGTGCGCAATCCCACTGA
- a CDS encoding ABC transporter substrate-binding protein, with protein MKRRLLGLISLVIVCGLAAGILSVSPAQAKYKEAPMLAQLVKQGKLPPVEKRLPEKPIVVEPVEKIGEYGGTWTRSVPRLASTMIHARLGYEPLVRWGRDAESIVPNVAESWSISNGGRVYTFRLRKGIKWSDGQPYTADDIMFWYKDVLFNKELTPAFPTWLMTNGKPVVVKKIDDYTVRFEFSEPYGLFLEYMAFAGNSITYYCAHYLKQFHPNYVPMEQLNKLAKDEKYDSWYALFAVKADLTQNPDLPTIRSWQLKTTPPATYVVAERNPYYWKVDPEGNQLPYIDKLAFNIVESPEIINFKALAGEEDMQFQYLWFANYPAFMENRNKGGYRVLRWQSAEIACLFPDQNTKNARLRKLIEDKRFRIALSLAIDREELNELCFLGIGTPHAATSVKGDPYYKQEFTSSYIKYDPKKANQLLDEIGLTKRDQEGYRLGPDGKPLVITINVFPSEVAMTTDGWQMVAKQLARVGLKVVIKEESLQLWWERIYAGENEIAGYVTVGMHWDVDPIWYVPTFQSTYWAPLYGTWYATGGKGGEEPSGDIRKLQTLYDKLKVTADQAEKRKLGQEILKLHAENLWVIGLMRYPYPVVVKNNFRNVPEDVIHDWRLMAPGYYNPEQFFIEQK; from the coding sequence ATGAAAAGACGTCTATTGGGTCTGATTTCTCTTGTAATCGTATGTGGCCTGGCTGCAGGTATTTTATCCGTTTCTCCGGCACAGGCGAAATATAAAGAGGCACCGATGCTTGCCCAGCTGGTAAAGCAGGGAAAGCTTCCTCCTGTTGAGAAGAGACTGCCAGAGAAGCCTATAGTTGTAGAGCCCGTGGAGAAGATAGGAGAATATGGCGGTACATGGACAAGATCAGTGCCGCGCCTTGCCTCCACAATGATACATGCCCGGCTTGGATATGAACCATTGGTGCGTTGGGGTAGGGACGCCGAGAGTATAGTCCCGAATGTGGCTGAAAGCTGGAGTATATCAAATGGAGGAAGAGTCTATACATTTCGTCTACGTAAAGGCATAAAGTGGTCGGATGGCCAGCCATATACCGCTGATGATATCATGTTCTGGTACAAAGATGTACTATTCAATAAGGAACTTACTCCAGCCTTTCCGACCTGGCTTATGACTAATGGAAAACCAGTAGTAGTTAAGAAGATTGATGATTATACGGTGAGATTTGAGTTTAGCGAACCCTATGGTCTCTTTCTTGAATACATGGCCTTCGCCGGGAATTCAATAACCTATTATTGTGCGCATTATCTTAAACAATTCCACCCAAACTATGTCCCCATGGAACAGTTGAACAAGCTAGCCAAAGATGAAAAATATGATTCCTGGTATGCGCTCTTTGCAGTAAAAGCGGACCTTACGCAGAACCCGGACCTTCCTACCATAAGATCCTGGCAGCTTAAGACAACTCCGCCAGCTACCTATGTTGTGGCTGAAAGGAATCCTTATTATTGGAAGGTAGATCCCGAAGGAAATCAGCTGCCTTATATAGATAAGCTTGCCTTTAACATCGTGGAATCGCCGGAAATCATAAACTTTAAGGCCCTCGCCGGTGAAGAGGATATGCAGTTCCAGTATCTCTGGTTCGCGAATTATCCCGCTTTTATGGAGAATAGAAACAAAGGTGGATATCGGGTATTGAGGTGGCAATCAGCGGAGATAGCCTGCCTCTTCCCAGACCAGAATACCAAGAATGCGAGGCTGCGAAAGCTCATAGAAGATAAGCGTTTCCGCATAGCACTATCCCTGGCCATAGATAGGGAGGAGCTAAATGAACTCTGCTTCCTGGGAATAGGCACACCTCACGCCGCAACCTCAGTAAAAGGTGACCCGTATTATAAGCAGGAGTTTACCTCTTCATATATCAAATATGACCCCAAGAAAGCAAATCAGCTTCTAGACGAGATAGGCCTAACTAAGAGAGATCAGGAAGGCTACCGGCTCGGGCCTGATGGAAAACCGCTCGTAATTACCATCAATGTATTCCCATCAGAAGTGGCTATGACCACCGATGGCTGGCAGATGGTCGCAAAGCAGCTCGCAAGAGTAGGGCTTAAGGTCGTCATAAAAGAGGAGAGCCTCCAGCTATGGTGGGAACGCATATATGCCGGGGAAAACGAAATAGCTGGCTATGTGACAGTAGGTATGCACTGGGATGTAGATCCAATATGGTATGTTCCAACCTTCCAGAGTACCTATTGGGCCCCTTTATATGGCACATGGTACGCCACCGGTGGCAAGGGCGGGGAGGAGCCATCTGGCGATATTCGCAAGCTCCAGACTCTATATGACAAGTTAAAGGTAACAGCTGATCAAGCCGAGAAGCGCAAGCTCGGACAGGAGATACTGAAGCTCCATGCAGAGAATCTGTGGGTAATAGGATTAATGCGGTATCCATATCCAGTGGTCGTCAAGAATAATTTCAGGAACGTTCCAGAAGATGTAATTCATGATTGGCGCCTCATGGCACCGGGATATTATAATCCGGAGCAGTTCTTTATCGAGCAGAAGTAA
- a CDS encoding amidohydrolase family protein yields MIIDAHNHPDWHGHDLARFLANMEKYNIDKTWLLSWEAPSDEYDPSYNYAIPYVGPGGPIPFARCLSYAERAPGKFVLGYAPDPRRPEAIDQLQAAVEIYGVRLYGELKLRMTYDNPDALRMFRFCGQRGIPVIVHIDYEFDSGRKYPRPNWWYGGGIEAFERAIQACPDTIFLGHGPGFWAHISGDDQYNKSAYPSGKVVPGGKVISMLRKYPNLYCDLSAGSGCNALKRDLEFAKDFLLEFQDRLLYARDYFDNAHQEVLNSLGLPDDVLSKIYSGNALRLVPLSPES; encoded by the coding sequence ATGATCATCGACGCGCACAATCATCCAGACTGGCATGGGCATGACCTGGCGAGATTTCTCGCCAATATGGAAAAGTACAATATCGATAAGACGTGGCTTCTGAGCTGGGAAGCTCCAAGCGATGAATATGATCCCAGTTACAACTATGCGATCCCGTATGTCGGCCCTGGTGGCCCTATACCTTTCGCCCGGTGCCTTTCTTATGCAGAACGTGCTCCCGGGAAATTTGTGCTGGGATATGCACCTGACCCGCGGCGTCCTGAGGCTATCGACCAGCTGCAGGCAGCTGTTGAGATCTATGGGGTGCGCCTGTATGGAGAGCTGAAATTACGCATGACCTATGATAACCCTGATGCCCTGAGAATGTTCCGCTTCTGTGGGCAAAGGGGGATTCCGGTCATAGTCCACATCGACTATGAGTTTGACTCCGGCCGGAAGTATCCCCGTCCCAACTGGTGGTATGGGGGAGGCATCGAGGCGTTTGAAAGAGCAATCCAAGCATGCCCGGACACTATCTTCCTGGGGCATGGTCCTGGATTTTGGGCACATATCTCAGGCGATGACCAATACAATAAATCCGCTTATCCGTCAGGCAAGGTTGTGCCAGGAGGGAAAGTCATCTCTATGCTGAGGAAATATCCCAATCTTTACTGTGACCTGTCTGCCGGATCGGGCTGCAATGCGCTAAAGCGCGATCTTGAATTCGCCAAGGACTTCTTACTGGAATTTCAGGATCGTCTTCTTTATGCCAGGGATTATTTTGACAATGCCCATCAGGAAGTGCTGAACTCGCTAGGTCTGCCTGATGATGTGCTGTCCAAGATTTATTCGGGGAATGCTCTGAGATTGGTCCCCCTGAGTCCAGAGTCATAG